One stretch of Epinephelus lanceolatus isolate andai-2023 chromosome 15, ASM4190304v1, whole genome shotgun sequence DNA includes these proteins:
- the tmem179ab gene encoding transmembrane protein 179, with translation MALDNLIFAQCILYFLAFVFGFIAVVPLSENTEDFGGKCLLFTRGMWQNENITVSKQRFIVEEWGPESSCSFITFVGIASLILSAVQSWRLLFFLCKGHDDSIFNAFLNLLISSLVVFTVFLSSTIVSVGFNMWCDSVTEGGTMPSSCEDMQDTDLELGLDNSAFYDQFAIAQFGLWAAWLTWLGIAVMAFLKVYHNYRQEDLLDSLIHEKDLLLGRSSRRNSDLKTGLI, from the exons atggCCCTCGATAATTTAATTTTCGCCCAGTGCATCCTTTATTTTTTAGCCTTCGTATTCGGTTTCATCGCCGTGGTGCCTCTGTCTGAGAACACGGAGGACTTCGGAGGGAAATGTCTGCTTTTCACGCGGGGAATGTGGCAAAATGAGAACATCACCGTGTCGAAGCAGCGCTTCATCGTGGAGGAGTGGGGACCCGAGTCCTCCTGCAGCTTCATCACTTTTGTCGGGATAGCGTCCCTCATCCTGTCCGCAGTGCAGTCATGGAGGCTCTTGTTCTTTCTGTGCAAAGGGCACGACGA CTCCATCTTCAACGCCTTCCTCAACCTGCTCATCAGCTCCCTGGTGGTGTTCACAGTTTTCCTGTCCAGCACCATCGTCAGTGTGGGTTTCAACATGTGGTGCGACTCTGTCACTGAGGGTGGGACCATGCCCAGCAG CTGTGAGGACATGCAGGACACTGATCTAGAACTCGGCCTGGACAACTCTGCTTTCTACGACCAGTTTGCTATAGCTCAG TTTGGCCTGTGGGCTGCATGGCTCACGTGGCTTGGGATCGCAGTGATGGCCTTCCTGAAAGTCTACCACAACTACAGACAAGAGGACCTTCTGGACAGCCTGATCCACGAGAAGGACCTGCTGCTCGGCCGCTCCTCACGCCGCAACTCTGACCTCAAGACCGGCTTGATTTAG
- the LOC117266931 gene encoding uncharacterized protein LOC117266931 isoform X2, translating to MLGTEGQWSKALANNNIRAILRWLQELTAEGEADVEEILPTFSCWVQRTSEFAKKELLTLCFSRCQGLWMFLDRSAFTRVHMLLQRLKNLLTLTQWARKQLSSAHLWHGVGVPCVVCRDTYSSSDVRRGCWNREHKALKQHIWLGQLVQWWGIMGLLPKSPEAQEVKRISQMWKEMDHSHRKACLETPGWEEGGVERYRSLIQGMVTQLDRQHGCIWTSEDGAEQCYPPPNLQALLKLVLVPRIDNVSVQALLMYFVLDMANFLQCKDDLLQSFCHAFTIPSSFSQQLRAFWMLDHGHIKASMELLLSPRAAAPCLSWQHHCIIHCLLTRKQPQLALRYLHWTRPAIESTEDAKLCADVLLQNSCVSKAWALLKRGHTESENVVKYFLQACDGFGLCAEALKCIPAEYNGEENKGNGTTGPQLPQIKKERPPCLLSAKLYEAQRDNTMSPEELVQLVRKAVMEVRKPHPKISEMVWPEHTERKSKSREMFLSTRALRHLTPSPSPMDMVEDTEQTAHTDEPEEEQPVHNEPESQEHISSSEDLSSEYVSSFTSASSLPRLRRHPYVYESTVTLQRISSLLNDGENQSREEEEEEEEDDKESRSPSSAGALSDCLEPAGTLDGATDPVYLSNLKKDILVEPVLSAEEGEEDVKTEVFSREDFLSVDAVSGSFMDETLPLNKSCRLYLPPEFYSNEVSQSVPFLCEAQVESHSFLSPDYEKLAGCKGDEIVHGPPGVAKLWSPAVSLNQEEQADCIPSQIFSFTEAAKLDRFLERELHQNTYEHHQQEGVVEYFSQGLSCALSETTQDLLTDLHHSLLSEDPVASGSEASAGSGQQDISPLAPVCSSIFPTQLQISGSSLTPSLTCNIITTCAPSHNTKESSPTAQLQMDELCAQSTSAWLNHCTVGSWLKQDLDTRRASSGFLPAAESGATITSDNKKPSFALGQPYSYTLVNFTDFTAKQKGDSRDGKQADKEEPAGWSSLGKGSQGAIRSGRTLLRKGKRVKRA from the exons ATGCTGGGCACAGAGGGCCAGTGGTCCAAGGCGTTAGCCAACAACAATATAAGAGCCATTCTCCGCTGGCTGCAGGAGCTCACAGCTGAAG GTGAAGCTGATGTGGAGGAAATCCTACCAACTTTCAGCTGCTGGGTACAGAGGACATCAGAGTTTGCTAAAAAGGAGTTGTTAACACTAT GTTTCAGCCGCTGCCAGGGCCTGTGGATGTTTCTGGACCGCAGTGCTTTCACCAGGGTGCACATGCTGCTCCAGAGACTGAAGAACTTGCTCACTCTCACCCAGTGGGCAAGAAAGCAGCTCAGCTCAGCCCACCTCTGGCACG gTGTTGGGGTCCCATGTGTGGTCTGCAGGGACACTTACAGCTCCTCAGACGTCAGACGTGGCTGCTGGAACCGAGAGCACAAAGCCCTTAAACAACACATCTGGCTGGGGCAACTGGTTCAGTGGTGGGGCATCATGGGACTCCTACCCAAGTCCCCTG AGGCTCAAGAGGTGAAGCGTATCTCTCAGATGTGGAAGGAAATGGATCACAGCCATCGGAAAGCTTGTCTCGAGACGCCAGG gtgggaggagggaggagtggAAAGATACAGGTCTTTGATACAGGGGATGGTGACTCAGCTGGACAGGCAGCATGGATGCATTTGGACTTCTGAAGACGGCGCAGAGCAGTGCTATCCTCCTCCAAATCTGCAGGCCCTGCTAAAGCTCGTGCTAGTGCCTCGTATCGACAACGTGTCAGTCCAAGCGCTT CTCATGTACTTTGTCTTGGATATGGCAAACTTCCTGCAGTGCAAAGACGACCTCCTTCAGTCTTTCTGCCACGCCTTCACTATTCCCTCCAGCTTTTCCCAACAACTCAGGGCCTTCTGGATGCTTGATCATGGACACATCAAG GCCTCCATGGAGTTATTACTGAGCCCCAGGGCTGCTGCTCCCTGTCTCTCCTGGCAACATCACTGCATCATCCACTGCCTGCTAACAAGGAAGCAGCCTCAGTTGGCTTTAAGGTACCTCCACTGGACCAGACCTGCAATAGAGAGCACTGAGGATGCTAAGCTCTGTGCAGACGTGCTGCTTCAAAACAG TTGCGTCTCTAAAGCCTGGGCTCTGTTGAAGAGAGGCCACACTGAAAGCGAAAATGTGGTCAAGTACTTCCTCCAGGCCTGTGATGGATTTGGTTTGTGTGCAGAGGCTTTAAAGTGCATCCCTGCAGAATACAAT GGTGAAGAGAACAAAGGAAATGGGACTACAGGGCCACAGTTGCCACAGATAAAGAAAG AAAGGCCACCCTGCCTGCTGTCTGCCAAACTTTATGAGGCTCAGAGAGACAACACAATGTCCCCAGAGGAACTGGTCCAACTAGTCAGAAAGGCTGTGATGGAAGTGAGAAAGCCACATCCCAAGATAAG TGAAATGGTGTGGCCAGAGCACACGGAGAGAAAATCGAAAAGCAGAGAGATGTTTCTGTCAACCAGGGCTCTCCGTCATCTCACGCCCAGCCCCTCCCCAATGGACATGGTAGAAGACACAGAGCAAACAGCACATACAGATGAACCAGAAGAGGAACAGCCTGTCCATAAT GAGCCTGAGTCACAAGAGCACATTTCATCTTCTGAGGATCTGAGCTCTGAGTATGTCTCCTCCTTCACCTCAGCCTCCTCCTTGCCTCGGTTGAGACGGCATCCTTATGTGTATGAAAGTACTGTGACTCTGCAGAGgatctcctctctcctcaaTGATGGAGAGAACCAAAGcagggaagaagaggaggaggaagaggaagatgacAAAGAGAGCAGGAGCCCTTCATCAGCTGGTGCCTTGTCAGATTGCCTTGAGCCTGCAGGGACACTAGATGGCGCCACAGACCCCGTTTACCTGAGCAACTTGAAGAAAGACATTTTGGTGGAGCCGGTGCTTTCTGCAGAGG AGGGAGAAGAGGATGTTAAGACAGAGGTTTTCTCAAGAGAGGACTTCCTCAGTGTTGATGCAGTTTCAGGATCTTTCATGGACGAAACCCTACCTCTAAATAAGAG TTGCAGGTTATATCTTCCCCCTGAGTTCTACAGCAATGAGGTCAGCCAATCAGTACCCTTCCTCTGTGAGGCCCAGGTGGAGAGTCACAGCTTCCTCTCACCAGACTATG agaaaCTGGCCGGCTGTAAAGGAGACGAAATTGTTCACGGTCCCCCAGGTGTCGCCAAGCTGTGGAGCCCTGCAGTGTCACTCAACCAAGAAGAACAAGCAGACTGCATCCCTTCACAGATTTTCAGTTTTACTGAAGCTGCAAAATTGGACCGTTTCCTAGAAAGGGAACTTCATCAG AATACATATGAGCATCATCAGCAAGAGGGAGTTGTGGAATACTTCAGCCAAGGCCTCTCCTGTGCCCTGTCTGAAACCACTCAGGACCTACTGACTGACCTTCACCATAGCCTTCTGTCAGAGGATCCTGTAGCCAGTGGCTCAGAGGCGTCAGCAGGGAGCGGTCAGCAGGACATCTCCCCCCTTGCCCCTGTGTGCAGCTCTATTTTCCCCACACAGCTTCAGATCTCTGGTAGCTCTCTGACCCCGAGCCTAACCTGCAACATCATAACCACCTGTGCTCCTTCTCACAACACCAAAGAGAGCTCCCCCACAGCCCAATTACAGATGGATGAACTCTGTGCCCAGAGCACCTCAGCCTGGCTCAATCATTGCACAGTGGGAAGCTGGTTGAAACAGGACCTGGACACCCGCAGAGCTTCTAGTGGCTTTCTACCTGCTGCAGAGTCAGGAGCAACTATCACGTCAG ATAACAAGAAGCCCTCTTTTGCACTAGGCCAACCGTATTCCTACACTCTGGTCAACTTTACGGACTTCACCGCAAAGCAAAAAGGAGACAGCAGAGATGGCAAACAG GCAGACAAAGAAGAGCCCGCAGGTTGGAGCAGTTTGGGGAAAGGTTCACAAGGTGCCATAAGAAGTGGGAGAACACTATTAAGGAAAGGAAAACGAGTGAAGAGAGCATGA
- the LOC117266931 gene encoding uncharacterized protein LOC117266931 isoform X3 produces MLGTEGQWSKALANNNIRAILRWLQELTAEGEADVEEILPTFSCWVQRTSEFAKKELLTLCFSRCQGLWMFLDRSAFTRVHMLLQRLKNLLTLTQWARKQLSSAHLWHGVGVPCVVCRDTYSSSDVRRGCWNREHKALKQHIWLGQLVQWWGIMGLLPKSPEAQEVKRISQMWKEMDHSHRKACLETPGWEEGGVERYRSLIQGMVTQLDRQHGCIWTSEDGAEQCYPPPNLQALLKLVLVPRIDNVSVQALLMYFVLDMANFLQCKDDLLQSFCHAFTIPSSFSQQLRAFWMLDHGHIKASMELLLSPRAAAPCLSWQHHCIIHCLLTRKQPQLALRYLHWTRPAIESTEDAKLCADVLLQNSCVSKAWALLKRGHTESENVVKYFLQACDGFGLCAEALKCIPAEYNGEENKGNGTTGPQLPQIKKAERPPCLLSAKLYEAQRDNTMSPEELVQLVRKAVMEVRKPHPKISEMVWPEHTERKSKSREMFLSTRALRHLTPSPSPMDMVEDTEQTAHTDEPEEEQPVHNEPESQEHISSSEDLSSEYVSSFTSASSLPRLRRHPYVYESTVTLQRISSLLNDGENQSREEEEEEEEDDKESRSPSSAGALSDCLEPAGTLDGATDPVYLSNLKKDILVEPVLSAEEGEEDVKTEVFSREDFLSVDAVSGSFMDETLPLNKSCRLYLPPEFYSNEVSQSVPFLCEAQVESHSFLSPDYEKLAGCKGDEIVHGPPGVAKLWSPAVSLNQEEQADCIPSQIFSFTEAAKLDRFLERELHQDLLTDLHHSLLSEDPVASGSEASAGSGQQDISPLAPVCSSIFPTQLQISGSSLTPSLTCNIITTCAPSHNTKESSPTAQLQMDELCAQSTSAWLNHCTVGSWLKQDLDTRRASSGFLPAAESGATITSDNKKPSFALGQPYSYTLVNFTDFTAKQKGDSRDGKQADKEEPAGWSSLGKGSQGAIRSGRTLLRKGKRVKRA; encoded by the exons ATGCTGGGCACAGAGGGCCAGTGGTCCAAGGCGTTAGCCAACAACAATATAAGAGCCATTCTCCGCTGGCTGCAGGAGCTCACAGCTGAAG GTGAAGCTGATGTGGAGGAAATCCTACCAACTTTCAGCTGCTGGGTACAGAGGACATCAGAGTTTGCTAAAAAGGAGTTGTTAACACTAT GTTTCAGCCGCTGCCAGGGCCTGTGGATGTTTCTGGACCGCAGTGCTTTCACCAGGGTGCACATGCTGCTCCAGAGACTGAAGAACTTGCTCACTCTCACCCAGTGGGCAAGAAAGCAGCTCAGCTCAGCCCACCTCTGGCACG gTGTTGGGGTCCCATGTGTGGTCTGCAGGGACACTTACAGCTCCTCAGACGTCAGACGTGGCTGCTGGAACCGAGAGCACAAAGCCCTTAAACAACACATCTGGCTGGGGCAACTGGTTCAGTGGTGGGGCATCATGGGACTCCTACCCAAGTCCCCTG AGGCTCAAGAGGTGAAGCGTATCTCTCAGATGTGGAAGGAAATGGATCACAGCCATCGGAAAGCTTGTCTCGAGACGCCAGG gtgggaggagggaggagtggAAAGATACAGGTCTTTGATACAGGGGATGGTGACTCAGCTGGACAGGCAGCATGGATGCATTTGGACTTCTGAAGACGGCGCAGAGCAGTGCTATCCTCCTCCAAATCTGCAGGCCCTGCTAAAGCTCGTGCTAGTGCCTCGTATCGACAACGTGTCAGTCCAAGCGCTT CTCATGTACTTTGTCTTGGATATGGCAAACTTCCTGCAGTGCAAAGACGACCTCCTTCAGTCTTTCTGCCACGCCTTCACTATTCCCTCCAGCTTTTCCCAACAACTCAGGGCCTTCTGGATGCTTGATCATGGACACATCAAG GCCTCCATGGAGTTATTACTGAGCCCCAGGGCTGCTGCTCCCTGTCTCTCCTGGCAACATCACTGCATCATCCACTGCCTGCTAACAAGGAAGCAGCCTCAGTTGGCTTTAAGGTACCTCCACTGGACCAGACCTGCAATAGAGAGCACTGAGGATGCTAAGCTCTGTGCAGACGTGCTGCTTCAAAACAG TTGCGTCTCTAAAGCCTGGGCTCTGTTGAAGAGAGGCCACACTGAAAGCGAAAATGTGGTCAAGTACTTCCTCCAGGCCTGTGATGGATTTGGTTTGTGTGCAGAGGCTTTAAAGTGCATCCCTGCAGAATACAAT GGTGAAGAGAACAAAGGAAATGGGACTACAGGGCCACAGTTGCCACAGATAAAGAAAG CAGAAAGGCCACCCTGCCTGCTGTCTGCCAAACTTTATGAGGCTCAGAGAGACAACACAATGTCCCCAGAGGAACTGGTCCAACTAGTCAGAAAGGCTGTGATGGAAGTGAGAAAGCCACATCCCAAGATAAG TGAAATGGTGTGGCCAGAGCACACGGAGAGAAAATCGAAAAGCAGAGAGATGTTTCTGTCAACCAGGGCTCTCCGTCATCTCACGCCCAGCCCCTCCCCAATGGACATGGTAGAAGACACAGAGCAAACAGCACATACAGATGAACCAGAAGAGGAACAGCCTGTCCATAAT GAGCCTGAGTCACAAGAGCACATTTCATCTTCTGAGGATCTGAGCTCTGAGTATGTCTCCTCCTTCACCTCAGCCTCCTCCTTGCCTCGGTTGAGACGGCATCCTTATGTGTATGAAAGTACTGTGACTCTGCAGAGgatctcctctctcctcaaTGATGGAGAGAACCAAAGcagggaagaagaggaggaggaagaggaagatgacAAAGAGAGCAGGAGCCCTTCATCAGCTGGTGCCTTGTCAGATTGCCTTGAGCCTGCAGGGACACTAGATGGCGCCACAGACCCCGTTTACCTGAGCAACTTGAAGAAAGACATTTTGGTGGAGCCGGTGCTTTCTGCAGAGG AGGGAGAAGAGGATGTTAAGACAGAGGTTTTCTCAAGAGAGGACTTCCTCAGTGTTGATGCAGTTTCAGGATCTTTCATGGACGAAACCCTACCTCTAAATAAGAG TTGCAGGTTATATCTTCCCCCTGAGTTCTACAGCAATGAGGTCAGCCAATCAGTACCCTTCCTCTGTGAGGCCCAGGTGGAGAGTCACAGCTTCCTCTCACCAGACTATG agaaaCTGGCCGGCTGTAAAGGAGACGAAATTGTTCACGGTCCCCCAGGTGTCGCCAAGCTGTGGAGCCCTGCAGTGTCACTCAACCAAGAAGAACAAGCAGACTGCATCCCTTCACAGATTTTCAGTTTTACTGAAGCTGCAAAATTGGACCGTTTCCTAGAAAGGGAACTTCATCAG GACCTACTGACTGACCTTCACCATAGCCTTCTGTCAGAGGATCCTGTAGCCAGTGGCTCAGAGGCGTCAGCAGGGAGCGGTCAGCAGGACATCTCCCCCCTTGCCCCTGTGTGCAGCTCTATTTTCCCCACACAGCTTCAGATCTCTGGTAGCTCTCTGACCCCGAGCCTAACCTGCAACATCATAACCACCTGTGCTCCTTCTCACAACACCAAAGAGAGCTCCCCCACAGCCCAATTACAGATGGATGAACTCTGTGCCCAGAGCACCTCAGCCTGGCTCAATCATTGCACAGTGGGAAGCTGGTTGAAACAGGACCTGGACACCCGCAGAGCTTCTAGTGGCTTTCTACCTGCTGCAGAGTCAGGAGCAACTATCACGTCAG ATAACAAGAAGCCCTCTTTTGCACTAGGCCAACCGTATTCCTACACTCTGGTCAACTTTACGGACTTCACCGCAAAGCAAAAAGGAGACAGCAGAGATGGCAAACAG GCAGACAAAGAAGAGCCCGCAGGTTGGAGCAGTTTGGGGAAAGGTTCACAAGGTGCCATAAGAAGTGGGAGAACACTATTAAGGAAAGGAAAACGAGTGAAGAGAGCATGA
- the LOC117266931 gene encoding uncharacterized protein LOC117266931 isoform X1, with the protein MLGTEGQWSKALANNNIRAILRWLQELTAEGEADVEEILPTFSCWVQRTSEFAKKELLTLCFSRCQGLWMFLDRSAFTRVHMLLQRLKNLLTLTQWARKQLSSAHLWHGVGVPCVVCRDTYSSSDVRRGCWNREHKALKQHIWLGQLVQWWGIMGLLPKSPEAQEVKRISQMWKEMDHSHRKACLETPGWEEGGVERYRSLIQGMVTQLDRQHGCIWTSEDGAEQCYPPPNLQALLKLVLVPRIDNVSVQALLMYFVLDMANFLQCKDDLLQSFCHAFTIPSSFSQQLRAFWMLDHGHIKASMELLLSPRAAAPCLSWQHHCIIHCLLTRKQPQLALRYLHWTRPAIESTEDAKLCADVLLQNSCVSKAWALLKRGHTESENVVKYFLQACDGFGLCAEALKCIPAEYNGEENKGNGTTGPQLPQIKKAERPPCLLSAKLYEAQRDNTMSPEELVQLVRKAVMEVRKPHPKISEMVWPEHTERKSKSREMFLSTRALRHLTPSPSPMDMVEDTEQTAHTDEPEEEQPVHNEPESQEHISSSEDLSSEYVSSFTSASSLPRLRRHPYVYESTVTLQRISSLLNDGENQSREEEEEEEEDDKESRSPSSAGALSDCLEPAGTLDGATDPVYLSNLKKDILVEPVLSAEEGEEDVKTEVFSREDFLSVDAVSGSFMDETLPLNKSCRLYLPPEFYSNEVSQSVPFLCEAQVESHSFLSPDYEKLAGCKGDEIVHGPPGVAKLWSPAVSLNQEEQADCIPSQIFSFTEAAKLDRFLERELHQNTYEHHQQEGVVEYFSQGLSCALSETTQDLLTDLHHSLLSEDPVASGSEASAGSGQQDISPLAPVCSSIFPTQLQISGSSLTPSLTCNIITTCAPSHNTKESSPTAQLQMDELCAQSTSAWLNHCTVGSWLKQDLDTRRASSGFLPAAESGATITSDNKKPSFALGQPYSYTLVNFTDFTAKQKGDSRDGKQADKEEPAGWSSLGKGSQGAIRSGRTLLRKGKRVKRA; encoded by the exons ATGCTGGGCACAGAGGGCCAGTGGTCCAAGGCGTTAGCCAACAACAATATAAGAGCCATTCTCCGCTGGCTGCAGGAGCTCACAGCTGAAG GTGAAGCTGATGTGGAGGAAATCCTACCAACTTTCAGCTGCTGGGTACAGAGGACATCAGAGTTTGCTAAAAAGGAGTTGTTAACACTAT GTTTCAGCCGCTGCCAGGGCCTGTGGATGTTTCTGGACCGCAGTGCTTTCACCAGGGTGCACATGCTGCTCCAGAGACTGAAGAACTTGCTCACTCTCACCCAGTGGGCAAGAAAGCAGCTCAGCTCAGCCCACCTCTGGCACG gTGTTGGGGTCCCATGTGTGGTCTGCAGGGACACTTACAGCTCCTCAGACGTCAGACGTGGCTGCTGGAACCGAGAGCACAAAGCCCTTAAACAACACATCTGGCTGGGGCAACTGGTTCAGTGGTGGGGCATCATGGGACTCCTACCCAAGTCCCCTG AGGCTCAAGAGGTGAAGCGTATCTCTCAGATGTGGAAGGAAATGGATCACAGCCATCGGAAAGCTTGTCTCGAGACGCCAGG gtgggaggagggaggagtggAAAGATACAGGTCTTTGATACAGGGGATGGTGACTCAGCTGGACAGGCAGCATGGATGCATTTGGACTTCTGAAGACGGCGCAGAGCAGTGCTATCCTCCTCCAAATCTGCAGGCCCTGCTAAAGCTCGTGCTAGTGCCTCGTATCGACAACGTGTCAGTCCAAGCGCTT CTCATGTACTTTGTCTTGGATATGGCAAACTTCCTGCAGTGCAAAGACGACCTCCTTCAGTCTTTCTGCCACGCCTTCACTATTCCCTCCAGCTTTTCCCAACAACTCAGGGCCTTCTGGATGCTTGATCATGGACACATCAAG GCCTCCATGGAGTTATTACTGAGCCCCAGGGCTGCTGCTCCCTGTCTCTCCTGGCAACATCACTGCATCATCCACTGCCTGCTAACAAGGAAGCAGCCTCAGTTGGCTTTAAGGTACCTCCACTGGACCAGACCTGCAATAGAGAGCACTGAGGATGCTAAGCTCTGTGCAGACGTGCTGCTTCAAAACAG TTGCGTCTCTAAAGCCTGGGCTCTGTTGAAGAGAGGCCACACTGAAAGCGAAAATGTGGTCAAGTACTTCCTCCAGGCCTGTGATGGATTTGGTTTGTGTGCAGAGGCTTTAAAGTGCATCCCTGCAGAATACAAT GGTGAAGAGAACAAAGGAAATGGGACTACAGGGCCACAGTTGCCACAGATAAAGAAAG CAGAAAGGCCACCCTGCCTGCTGTCTGCCAAACTTTATGAGGCTCAGAGAGACAACACAATGTCCCCAGAGGAACTGGTCCAACTAGTCAGAAAGGCTGTGATGGAAGTGAGAAAGCCACATCCCAAGATAAG TGAAATGGTGTGGCCAGAGCACACGGAGAGAAAATCGAAAAGCAGAGAGATGTTTCTGTCAACCAGGGCTCTCCGTCATCTCACGCCCAGCCCCTCCCCAATGGACATGGTAGAAGACACAGAGCAAACAGCACATACAGATGAACCAGAAGAGGAACAGCCTGTCCATAAT GAGCCTGAGTCACAAGAGCACATTTCATCTTCTGAGGATCTGAGCTCTGAGTATGTCTCCTCCTTCACCTCAGCCTCCTCCTTGCCTCGGTTGAGACGGCATCCTTATGTGTATGAAAGTACTGTGACTCTGCAGAGgatctcctctctcctcaaTGATGGAGAGAACCAAAGcagggaagaagaggaggaggaagaggaagatgacAAAGAGAGCAGGAGCCCTTCATCAGCTGGTGCCTTGTCAGATTGCCTTGAGCCTGCAGGGACACTAGATGGCGCCACAGACCCCGTTTACCTGAGCAACTTGAAGAAAGACATTTTGGTGGAGCCGGTGCTTTCTGCAGAGG AGGGAGAAGAGGATGTTAAGACAGAGGTTTTCTCAAGAGAGGACTTCCTCAGTGTTGATGCAGTTTCAGGATCTTTCATGGACGAAACCCTACCTCTAAATAAGAG TTGCAGGTTATATCTTCCCCCTGAGTTCTACAGCAATGAGGTCAGCCAATCAGTACCCTTCCTCTGTGAGGCCCAGGTGGAGAGTCACAGCTTCCTCTCACCAGACTATG agaaaCTGGCCGGCTGTAAAGGAGACGAAATTGTTCACGGTCCCCCAGGTGTCGCCAAGCTGTGGAGCCCTGCAGTGTCACTCAACCAAGAAGAACAAGCAGACTGCATCCCTTCACAGATTTTCAGTTTTACTGAAGCTGCAAAATTGGACCGTTTCCTAGAAAGGGAACTTCATCAG AATACATATGAGCATCATCAGCAAGAGGGAGTTGTGGAATACTTCAGCCAAGGCCTCTCCTGTGCCCTGTCTGAAACCACTCAGGACCTACTGACTGACCTTCACCATAGCCTTCTGTCAGAGGATCCTGTAGCCAGTGGCTCAGAGGCGTCAGCAGGGAGCGGTCAGCAGGACATCTCCCCCCTTGCCCCTGTGTGCAGCTCTATTTTCCCCACACAGCTTCAGATCTCTGGTAGCTCTCTGACCCCGAGCCTAACCTGCAACATCATAACCACCTGTGCTCCTTCTCACAACACCAAAGAGAGCTCCCCCACAGCCCAATTACAGATGGATGAACTCTGTGCCCAGAGCACCTCAGCCTGGCTCAATCATTGCACAGTGGGAAGCTGGTTGAAACAGGACCTGGACACCCGCAGAGCTTCTAGTGGCTTTCTACCTGCTGCAGAGTCAGGAGCAACTATCACGTCAG ATAACAAGAAGCCCTCTTTTGCACTAGGCCAACCGTATTCCTACACTCTGGTCAACTTTACGGACTTCACCGCAAAGCAAAAAGGAGACAGCAGAGATGGCAAACAG GCAGACAAAGAAGAGCCCGCAGGTTGGAGCAGTTTGGGGAAAGGTTCACAAGGTGCCATAAGAAGTGGGAGAACACTATTAAGGAAAGGAAAACGAGTGAAGAGAGCATGA